Proteins encoded by one window of Chondromyces crocatus:
- a CDS encoding DUF427 domain-containing protein produces MARAIWEGTVLAESDTFEEVEGNVYFPPASLVRAHFQESATHTTCPWKGVASYYDVVVDGKVNKDAAWVYREPKEAAKEIEDHVAFWRGVTVER; encoded by the coding sequence ATGGCGAGAGCGATCTGGGAGGGCACCGTGCTGGCCGAGAGCGACACCTTCGAGGAGGTCGAGGGGAATGTCTATTTCCCACCGGCCTCTCTCGTCCGCGCGCACTTTCAGGAGAGCGCCACCCACACCACCTGTCCATGGAAAGGGGTGGCCAGCTATTACGACGTCGTCGTCGATGGCAAGGTGAACAAGGACGCGGCCTGGGTTTACCGAGAGCCCAAGGAGGCGGCGAAGGAGATCGAGGATCACGTCGCATTCTGGCGCGGCGTGACGGTGGAGCGCTGA
- a CDS encoding DUF938 domain-containing protein gives MKRIAPAAERNKDPILEVLRPLLRDGATVLEIASGSGQHVIHFASVLPAVTFQPTDVDADARRSIEAYRAETGAKNILPSLALDAASDTWPVHSADAVVCINMIHISPWSCCEGLFRGAARILPAGGALFLYGPYRFFGVFTAPSNEAFDASLKAQNPAWGVRDTDQLLALAAETGFAHEETVPMPANNHCLVFRRL, from the coding sequence ATGAAGCGCATCGCTCCGGCCGCCGAGCGCAACAAGGATCCCATCCTCGAGGTGCTGCGTCCGTTGCTCCGGGACGGGGCGACGGTCCTCGAGATCGCGAGCGGTAGCGGTCAGCACGTGATTCATTTCGCGAGCGTCCTGCCGGCCGTCACGTTTCAGCCCACCGACGTCGATGCGGACGCGCGGCGCAGCATCGAGGCGTATCGCGCAGAGACTGGCGCGAAAAACATCCTCCCGTCGCTCGCGCTCGATGCCGCGTCGGACACGTGGCCGGTGCACTCGGCCGATGCGGTCGTGTGCATCAACATGATCCACATCTCTCCCTGGTCATGTTGCGAGGGGCTTTTTCGCGGCGCCGCTCGGATCCTGCCTGCGGGGGGCGCCCTCTTTCTTTACGGTCCTTACCGTTTCTTCGGCGTGTTCACTGCGCCGAGCAACGAGGCGTTCGACGCCTCCTTGAAGGCGCAGAATCCAGCCTGGGGCGTTCGCGACACGGATCAGCTCCTCGCCCTCGCGGCGGAGACGGGCTTCGCCCACGAGGAGACCGTACCGATGCCGGCGAACAATCACTGCCTGGTCTTCCGGCGCCTCTAG
- a CDS encoding NAD(P)H-binding protein, producing MTILVTGATGSVGRHVVEQLLERGQQVRALTRRPDQAALPREVTVIQGDLTRPDTLSATLEGVDRLYLFPVGDGAEAFVERARRAGVQRIVLLSSSAIARRFDFSEATAEHHLAIERVVEASGIAWTHLRPGWFDGNALTWAQEIRAEGVVRAPHGAAAQALVHEADIAAVAVKALLEDGHAGAKYLLSGPETITRVEQARAIGRVIGKDVRFEEISPDAFRASVRGALPEEVIEMYLGYWALAVDQPDPVWSTVEDVLGRPARPFQQWVAEHASDFA from the coding sequence ATGACGATCCTGGTGACCGGGGCGACGGGGAGCGTGGGCCGTCACGTGGTCGAGCAGCTCCTGGAGCGAGGCCAGCAGGTCCGCGCGTTGACCAGGCGTCCCGACCAGGCGGCGCTGCCGCGAGAAGTCACCGTCATCCAGGGAGATCTCACGCGGCCGGACACCCTGTCCGCTACCCTGGAAGGTGTCGACCGGCTGTACCTGTTTCCGGTTGGCGACGGCGCGGAGGCGTTCGTCGAGCGTGCGCGTCGTGCCGGCGTCCAGAGGATCGTGCTGCTGTCGTCGTCCGCGATCGCGCGTCGGTTCGACTTCAGCGAGGCGACGGCCGAGCACCACCTCGCCATCGAGCGCGTGGTGGAGGCTTCGGGCATTGCGTGGACCCATCTCCGGCCAGGCTGGTTCGATGGCAACGCCCTGACCTGGGCGCAGGAGATTCGAGCCGAGGGGGTGGTGCGGGCCCCCCATGGCGCCGCCGCCCAGGCGCTGGTGCACGAAGCGGACATCGCGGCGGTGGCGGTGAAGGCGTTGCTCGAGGACGGGCACGCGGGGGCGAAGTACCTCCTGAGCGGTCCCGAGACCATCACGCGGGTGGAGCAAGCGCGCGCCATCGGCAGGGTGATCGGGAAAGACGTGCGGTTCGAGGAGATCTCACCCGATGCCTTTCGCGCTTCGGTGCGCGGTGCTCTCCCCGAGGAGGTGATCGAGATGTACCTGGGCTACTGGGCGCTCGCCGTGGATCAGCCAGATCCCGTCTGGTCGACGGTCGAGGATGTCCTCGGCCGGCCCGCGCGCCCGTTCCAGCAGTGGGTCGCCGAGCATGCCAGTGACTTCGCCTGA
- a CDS encoding cupin domain-containing protein: MPTLIDKPTRIEAAGTKPKLIDEYIGRVNSRTSEASVAHMRSPGGWEEPGQRPEFEEFTVVLRGLLRVEFEGGALEVRAGQAVIAHAGEWVRYSTPGDEGAEYIAVCLPAFSPDTVHRDG, from the coding sequence ATGCCGACCCTCATCGACAAGCCGACACGTATCGAGGCTGCAGGGACGAAGCCGAAGCTCATCGACGAGTACATCGGCCGCGTGAACTCCAGGACGAGTGAGGCCAGCGTGGCGCACATGCGGAGTCCGGGAGGCTGGGAAGAGCCGGGGCAGCGGCCCGAGTTCGAGGAGTTCACGGTGGTGCTGCGCGGTCTGCTCCGCGTGGAGTTCGAGGGTGGCGCGCTCGAGGTGCGGGCCGGCCAGGCGGTGATCGCGCACGCCGGGGAGTGGGTGCGTTACAGCACGCCCGGGGACGAGGGGGCCGAGTACATCGCCGTGTGCTTGCCGGCGTTCTCCCCGGACACCGTCCACCGCGACGGCTGA
- a CDS encoding GNAT family N-acetyltransferase — protein sequence MSIQIREHTPGHDIDDFVAAGHEVFRFDPTWVPPLDFEFKQRLTPKHNPFFNHADVTLFTAWKDGRLVGRCSAAIDREYLRVWKDDTAFFGFFDTIEDQAVASALLERAEAWARERGMKRLMGPFSLYPNEEVGILIEGFEHPPVLMMAHSRPYQGRLVEGAGYEKEKDLFCWRYTDRMEFPKRTLKAWEQIKALPEVKLRSVDMSRFDEEIRTIMEIYNDAWEGKWAYVPALPDEIEKMAKDLKLIVDPDIAFMAEVNGKVMGMCIMLPNLNEAIRDLDGKLFPFNWAKALWRLKVQHPRSSRLMLLGIKKELRKDVKRYGGLSAAMYVEVAKRGIGKGYRWGELSWTREDDAPINLGIRSMGAELYKKYRVYRKAI from the coding sequence ATGTCCATCCAGATCCGCGAGCACACGCCGGGCCACGACATCGACGATTTCGTCGCCGCCGGCCACGAGGTCTTCCGCTTCGACCCCACCTGGGTGCCCCCGCTCGACTTCGAGTTCAAGCAGCGCCTCACCCCCAAGCACAACCCCTTCTTCAACCACGCCGACGTCACCCTGTTCACGGCCTGGAAGGACGGCCGCCTCGTCGGACGCTGTTCGGCGGCCATCGACCGCGAGTACCTGCGGGTGTGGAAGGACGACACGGCCTTCTTCGGCTTCTTCGACACCATCGAGGACCAGGCCGTCGCCAGCGCCCTCCTCGAACGGGCCGAAGCGTGGGCGCGCGAGCGCGGCATGAAGCGCCTCATGGGCCCCTTCTCGCTCTACCCGAACGAGGAGGTCGGCATCCTCATCGAGGGCTTCGAGCACCCGCCCGTCCTGATGATGGCCCACTCGCGCCCCTACCAGGGCCGCCTGGTCGAGGGCGCCGGCTACGAGAAAGAGAAGGACCTCTTCTGCTGGCGCTACACCGACCGCATGGAGTTCCCGAAGCGCACGCTCAAGGCGTGGGAACAGATCAAGGCCCTGCCCGAGGTCAAGCTCCGCTCCGTCGACATGTCCCGCTTCGACGAGGAGATCAGGACCATCATGGAGATCTACAACGACGCCTGGGAAGGCAAGTGGGCCTACGTGCCCGCGCTCCCGGACGAGATCGAGAAGATGGCCAAGGACCTCAAGCTCATCGTCGATCCCGACATCGCGTTCATGGCCGAGGTGAACGGCAAGGTGATGGGCATGTGCATCATGCTCCCGAACCTGAACGAGGCCATCCGCGACCTGGATGGCAAGCTCTTCCCCTTCAACTGGGCCAAGGCCCTGTGGCGCTTGAAGGTGCAGCACCCGCGCTCGTCGCGCCTCATGCTGCTCGGCATCAAGAAGGAGCTGCGCAAGGACGTGAAGCGCTACGGTGGCCTGTCCGCCGCGATGTACGTCGAGGTCGCGAAGCGCGGCATCGGCAAAGGCTACCGCTGGGGCGAGCTGTCGTGGACCCGCGAGGACGACGCGCCGATCAACCTGGGCATCCGCTCCATGGGCGCCGAGCTGTACAAGAAGTACCGCGTGTACCGGAAAGCCATTTGA
- a CDS encoding NAD(P)H-binding protein produces MTILVTGATGSVGRHVVEQLLERGQQVRALTRHPGKASWSGSVEIVQGDLAQPASLPAALKGVERVYLFPVPESAEAFVALAREVGVQRVVVLSSSSAVNRGETNAFLSDHHLAVERAVEASGLAWTHLRPGGFAGNTLEWAPSIQAESVVRAPYGKAAQSPIHEADIAEVAVKALLEDGHEGAKYLMSGPEAIARVDQVRAIGKAIGREVRFEEISPDAWRASVRQFLPESIIEMLLGYWAAAVAQPDPVWPAVEDVLGRPARTFQQWAIDHAREFS; encoded by the coding sequence ATGACGATCTTGGTGACCGGAGCTACGGGGAGCGTGGGCCGTCATGTGGTCGAGCAGCTCCTGGAACGAGGCCAGCAGGTCCGCGCCTTGACCAGGCATCCCGGCAAGGCCTCGTGGTCGGGGAGCGTCGAGATCGTTCAAGGCGATCTCGCGCAGCCGGCGTCCCTTCCGGCAGCGCTGAAGGGCGTCGAGCGGGTGTACCTGTTCCCCGTCCCGGAGAGCGCGGAGGCATTCGTCGCGCTGGCACGCGAAGTCGGCGTTCAGCGCGTCGTGGTGCTGTCTTCCTCGTCGGCGGTGAATCGAGGCGAGACCAATGCGTTCTTGAGTGACCACCACCTCGCCGTCGAGCGTGCCGTCGAGGCGTCCGGGCTGGCCTGGACGCACCTGCGGCCTGGTGGCTTCGCCGGGAATACGCTGGAGTGGGCGCCCTCGATCCAGGCGGAGAGCGTGGTGCGCGCGCCGTATGGCAAGGCCGCCCAGTCGCCCATTCACGAGGCGGACATTGCCGAGGTGGCCGTGAAGGCGCTGCTCGAGGACGGGCACGAGGGCGCGAAGTACTTGATGAGCGGTCCCGAGGCGATCGCCCGGGTGGACCAGGTGCGCGCCATCGGCAAGGCGATCGGGCGAGAGGTGCGGTTCGAAGAGATCTCGCCCGATGCCTGGCGCGCCTCGGTGCGACAGTTCCTCCCCGAGAGCATCATCGAGATGCTCCTCGGCTACTGGGCGGCCGCCGTCGCGCAGCCAGACCCCGTCTGGCCGGCGGTCGAGGACGTCCTGGGTCGGCCTGCCCGTACGTTCCAGCAGTGGGCCATCGATCACGCTCGGGAATTTTCCTGA
- a CDS encoding DUF2169 family type VI secretion system accessory protein, whose product MGPVEYPWGSMQVVSSTSLPCRSVIWHNTSQGWSLTVICKATFALAPNESRLAEHQEPILDHDSHWDDDPNRSVRAPSDLVPFKARADVLLIGSAHAPQQLPATTVVTRLLVGDLDKSVEIQQDRWIRLDGTLLDGARFTRMPLLYERAGGGPDTTNPVGVRAGAADGMGRVRLPNLVRIGTMIRNATEVVEPVGFGPLAMSWPARRDRLGPLAATFAPARWYDAALPDDLDPAFFNAAPRDQQLDYLPTNARIVLEHLHPATPRFVTSLPGVQPLALVEGRQGGPQTVHLNADTLWIDTERQICTLTYRARIPLRQRDEQGRVVMTLHTPAAPAAAGAPPAGAGAAAGLGGPGAPMNAEPSPAPDATDEDASTLADGPSGNKEPGRYAALPFRPGGGRDPGAPPDSTGLRSRNVGLPFMSAEGLPAEALAAPPPLEPSPAAPSSESGGRRQYQTLVFSQPPQGGALPFPIPAPGAQGAAPGFQQTPQGAPAGFPQQPQAAPPRSVHPGPNPSAAVQALSNPDLAAPARMSAPPPMPPAAIAPPLAPAAVPAPPMVPTPAQTPMPPPVAPAPVQASSVAPMGFASPESGPSRPGSAPSWGSTSSASWSPSVRPPDPAGVPSHDARAALGGLSAASDAASVPLEPATPSPASARSARPRLPPPTEYVDLLWYDDKTPPRVRQQAAWVEYLRPPARPTEWLTGEEPDPEPQVARDRRMIARALMRVPPLDAFGVARTLEESIDEDGILTRPLIVAGGELTMAFDPLESLKTTITVASQLAGADKRLKDAIDAAGEVVQARATGGPLVEGAATRIRQAFTQVNRTLPTDYLETTVIRTLIEERLYQRRTVLGDKRLCASLATGMGAPLPTYLPENLADKLPLFTKFRVRIIAEPHAQQDPTESEPLSLLVLALGRALPVPSGRSVRT is encoded by the coding sequence ATGGGCCCGGTTGAATACCCCTGGGGTTCCATGCAGGTCGTCTCCAGCACGTCTCTCCCTTGCCGATCGGTGATCTGGCACAACACCTCGCAGGGCTGGTCCCTGACGGTCATCTGCAAGGCGACGTTCGCGCTCGCCCCCAACGAGTCGAGGCTGGCGGAGCATCAGGAGCCGATCCTCGATCACGACAGCCACTGGGACGACGACCCGAACCGGAGCGTGCGTGCCCCGAGCGACCTCGTGCCCTTCAAGGCGCGCGCCGACGTGCTGCTCATCGGATCCGCTCATGCCCCGCAGCAGCTCCCTGCGACCACGGTGGTGACCCGGCTCCTCGTCGGTGACCTCGACAAGTCGGTCGAGATCCAGCAAGACCGCTGGATCCGGCTCGACGGGACCCTGCTCGACGGGGCCCGCTTCACGCGGATGCCGCTCCTGTACGAGCGCGCGGGTGGGGGTCCGGACACCACCAACCCGGTGGGTGTGCGCGCAGGGGCGGCCGATGGCATGGGGCGCGTGCGCCTGCCCAACCTCGTGCGCATCGGCACCATGATCCGCAACGCCACCGAGGTCGTGGAGCCCGTGGGCTTCGGTCCGCTCGCCATGTCGTGGCCCGCTCGTCGCGACCGGCTCGGCCCGCTCGCGGCGACCTTCGCTCCCGCCCGGTGGTACGACGCCGCACTCCCCGACGATCTCGACCCTGCGTTCTTCAACGCCGCGCCGCGCGACCAGCAGCTCGACTACCTCCCCACGAACGCGCGCATCGTGCTCGAGCACCTGCACCCCGCGACGCCGCGCTTCGTGACCAGCCTGCCTGGCGTCCAGCCACTCGCGCTCGTGGAGGGTCGCCAGGGAGGTCCGCAGACGGTGCACCTGAACGCGGACACGCTGTGGATCGACACGGAGCGACAGATCTGCACGCTCACCTACCGCGCCAGGATCCCGCTGCGCCAGCGCGACGAGCAAGGTCGTGTGGTGATGACGCTGCACACACCGGCCGCGCCCGCTGCCGCAGGAGCCCCGCCTGCGGGCGCCGGCGCTGCCGCTGGCCTGGGAGGTCCAGGTGCGCCGATGAACGCCGAGCCTTCACCTGCCCCCGACGCCACCGACGAAGACGCGAGCACGCTCGCCGACGGGCCCTCGGGGAACAAGGAGCCCGGACGCTACGCCGCCCTGCCCTTCCGACCCGGCGGAGGCCGCGATCCCGGAGCCCCCCCCGACAGCACGGGCCTGCGCTCACGCAACGTCGGCCTGCCCTTCATGAGCGCCGAAGGCCTCCCGGCAGAAGCGCTCGCCGCTCCCCCTCCCCTCGAGCCCTCGCCTGCTGCGCCGTCGAGCGAATCGGGCGGTCGCCGGCAGTACCAGACGCTGGTGTTCTCGCAGCCCCCCCAGGGAGGAGCCCTGCCCTTCCCGATCCCTGCGCCGGGGGCGCAAGGAGCCGCCCCCGGCTTCCAGCAGACGCCCCAGGGCGCACCGGCGGGCTTCCCCCAGCAGCCGCAGGCAGCGCCACCGCGCAGCGTCCACCCGGGGCCGAATCCTTCTGCCGCCGTCCAGGCGCTCAGCAACCCCGACCTCGCCGCCCCTGCGCGCATGTCTGCGCCTCCTCCGATGCCCCCCGCGGCCATCGCCCCGCCGCTGGCCCCTGCCGCGGTCCCGGCGCCGCCCATGGTGCCCACCCCGGCCCAGACGCCGATGCCGCCCCCCGTCGCACCGGCTCCCGTGCAGGCCTCCTCGGTCGCCCCCATGGGGTTTGCCTCTCCCGAGAGTGGCCCTTCGCGCCCCGGCTCGGCGCCCTCCTGGGGCTCGACCTCGAGCGCCTCCTGGTCGCCCTCCGTCCGCCCCCCCGACCCCGCAGGCGTCCCCTCGCACGACGCCCGCGCGGCGCTCGGTGGGCTCTCGGCGGCCTCGGACGCCGCGTCCGTCCCGCTCGAGCCCGCGACCCCTTCTCCCGCCTCCGCGCGCAGCGCCCGGCCACGCCTCCCCCCGCCGACCGAATACGTCGACCTCTTGTGGTACGACGACAAGACGCCACCACGGGTCCGCCAGCAAGCCGCCTGGGTCGAGTACCTGCGGCCTCCCGCCCGACCCACCGAGTGGCTCACCGGCGAGGAGCCCGACCCGGAGCCGCAGGTCGCGCGCGATCGACGCATGATCGCCCGCGCCCTGATGCGCGTCCCTCCCCTCGACGCCTTCGGCGTCGCCCGCACCCTGGAGGAGTCCATCGACGAAGACGGGATCCTCACCCGTCCGTTGATCGTCGCCGGCGGCGAGCTGACCATGGCCTTCGATCCGCTCGAATCGCTGAAGACGACGATCACCGTCGCCTCCCAGCTCGCCGGCGCCGACAAGCGCCTCAAGGACGCGATCGACGCCGCGGGTGAGGTCGTCCAGGCCCGCGCGACCGGCGGCCCGCTCGTGGAAGGCGCCGCGACCCGCATCCGCCAGGCCTTCACCCAGGTGAACCGGACGCTCCCCACCGACTACCTGGAGACGACGGTCATCCGCACGCTCATCGAGGAGCGCCTCTACCAGCGCCGCACCGTGCTCGGCGACAAGCGCCTCTGCGCCTCGCTCGCCACGGGCATGGGCGCGCCGCTCCCCACCTACCTCCCCGAGAACCTCGCCGACAAGCTCCCGCTGTTCACCAAGTTCCGCGTGCGGATCATCGCCGAGCCGCACGCCCAGCAGGATCCGACCGAGAGCGAGCCCCTCTCGCTCCTCGTCCTCGCGCTCGGTCGCGCCCTCCCCGTTCCCTCCGGGCGCAGCGTGAGGACGTGA
- a CDS encoding phenylalanine--tRNA ligase beta subunit-related protein has product MLSLSVDPHPLLDVAAFTTTFSRPLGELGPSEALRGLLAIDAPAPLRSDDTVRGAVRDLLRHGGYKPTGRGKPASEYLVRAVTEGALGSINLAVDACNVVSLHSGLPISVVDLDRAQQPLRVGIAPAGSKYVFNASGQEIDLGGLLCLFDAEGPCANAVKDAQRTKTNGETTRTLTVLWGAKALPGRASEAARWYRALLSEAGGVTKDVALGA; this is encoded by the coding sequence ATGCTGTCGCTCTCGGTCGATCCGCACCCGCTCCTCGACGTCGCCGCGTTCACGACGACGTTCTCTCGCCCTCTCGGTGAGCTCGGCCCGAGCGAGGCGCTTCGCGGGCTGCTCGCGATCGATGCACCGGCGCCGCTGCGGTCCGATGACACCGTGCGCGGGGCCGTGCGGGATCTGCTGCGCCATGGCGGTTACAAGCCCACGGGGCGCGGGAAGCCAGCGTCGGAGTACCTGGTGCGGGCCGTGACGGAGGGCGCGCTCGGATCGATCAACCTGGCGGTGGACGCTTGTAACGTGGTGTCGCTCCACAGCGGCCTTCCCATCAGCGTGGTGGACCTGGATCGGGCGCAGCAGCCGCTGCGCGTGGGAATCGCGCCGGCCGGATCGAAGTACGTGTTCAATGCGTCGGGGCAGGAGATCGATCTGGGTGGGCTCCTGTGTCTGTTCGACGCGGAGGGGCCTTGCGCGAACGCGGTGAAGGATGCGCAGCGCACCAAGACGAACGGCGAGACGACGCGGACGCTGACGGTGCTGTGGGGGGCGAAGGCGCTCCCTGGGAGGGCGTCGGAGGCGGCGCGGTGGTACCGGGCGCTGCTCTCGGAGGCCGGCGGCGTGACGAAGGATGTGGCGCTGGGGGCGTGA
- a CDS encoding winged helix DNA-binding domain-containing protein: MASTATPSLMTRKALNRATLARQMLLGRAPVDPLTAIEQIGGLQAQLARPPYIGLWSRLEGFQRDALSRLLHERKVVRATMMRATLHIVSTRDFLHLRPILQPSLDQGVRAVLRERADTVDVEGVLAAARAFLDEAPRPFEALRDHLLTLFPGGDERAMGYTVRLRLPLVQVPTDTAWGYPGNASFAVASSWLGQPLGADPSPHALVLRYLAAFGPATPADVQTWSGLKALRSTFDALRPELLVLRDEQGKELFDLPDAPRPAEDTSAPVRFLPDYDSLVLAHADRSRLIADVHRPLIFRPNLRILPTFLVDGLVAGTWSVETKKKVVTLQLEPFHALSKAAREALSQEGEALLRFVEPEATRFEMHFVKSTARAPA, from the coding sequence ATGGCTTCCACGGCGACCCCCTCGCTGATGACCCGCAAGGCACTGAACCGCGCCACCCTCGCGCGGCAGATGCTGCTCGGCCGGGCACCCGTCGATCCGCTCACCGCCATCGAGCAAATCGGCGGTCTCCAGGCCCAGCTCGCGAGGCCCCCATACATCGGCCTCTGGTCACGCCTCGAAGGCTTCCAGCGCGACGCCCTCTCGCGCCTGCTCCACGAGCGCAAGGTGGTCCGCGCGACGATGATGCGCGCGACCTTGCACATCGTGAGCACGCGGGACTTCCTGCACCTGCGCCCGATCCTCCAGCCATCCCTCGATCAAGGCGTCCGGGCCGTGCTGCGCGAGCGCGCCGACACCGTGGACGTCGAAGGCGTCCTCGCCGCAGCGCGCGCCTTCCTCGACGAAGCCCCACGTCCCTTCGAGGCCCTCCGCGACCACCTGCTCACCCTGTTCCCGGGCGGCGACGAACGCGCCATGGGCTACACCGTCCGCCTGCGTCTCCCGCTCGTCCAGGTCCCCACCGACACCGCCTGGGGCTATCCGGGGAACGCCAGCTTCGCCGTCGCCTCTTCGTGGCTCGGCCAGCCACTCGGAGCCGACCCCTCGCCACACGCGCTCGTGTTGCGCTACCTCGCCGCCTTCGGTCCAGCCACCCCTGCCGACGTCCAGACCTGGTCGGGGTTGAAGGCACTCCGCAGCACGTTCGACGCCTTGCGGCCCGAGCTGCTCGTCCTCCGCGACGAGCAAGGCAAGGAGCTGTTCGACTTGCCCGACGCCCCTCGCCCCGCCGAAGACACCTCCGCCCCCGTCCGCTTCCTCCCCGACTACGACAGCCTCGTGCTCGCCCACGCCGATCGCAGCCGCCTCATCGCCGACGTGCACCGCCCGCTCATCTTCCGCCCGAACCTGCGCATTCTCCCGACCTTCCTCGTCGACGGCCTCGTCGCCGGCACCTGGAGCGTCGAGACCAAGAAGAAGGTCGTCACCCTCCAGCTCGAACCGTTCCACGCCCTCTCGAAAGCCGCGCGTGAGGCACTCTCCCAGGAGGGCGAGGCCCTGCTCCGGTTCGTCGAACCGGAGGCCACCCGCTTCGAGATGCACTTCGTGAAGTCGACCGCCCGCGCGCCCGCTTGA